The Ptychodera flava strain L36383 chromosome 18, AS_Pfla_20210202, whole genome shotgun sequence sequence TCACTCATACATGTCAGATGACGTCATCAGTGTACTAAGCTGCCCTGATAAAGTACGCTGTTGGTATTCAAGGGTTTTGATAACGATGCGGAGAAGTTAGCAACTTAAGAATGTAGCATTACCGCCCCTCGAAATGATCAACATGAAACCCTTGAACTTTATCATGTAGTTCACGTCAACCACAAAGCGAAAGTGATAATTTCAGGTTTTGTTTTTAGGATTTGATTGTTCATACAAACACCAGTCGTGTCATTTTGTCCATTCTTCGATGATAAGAGATcagaaaatgtttttcatttttttgcacaCGGAAAGAAAATCGCTAAATAAACTATTTTTGTTTAGATCACATGGGGTTGAAGTCTGCCTCGTGATCACCACGAGACACTCTGTTGGATTGCTTCCGGTACTATGTAGTGCCCTTTATTGGGAGAAATTCTGTTGAAATTTAACTGTgtatatataacacaaatttCTTCCAGTACAAAGGAAGAATATCTGCTACTCttgtttcatgcatcctgcaatattcagacagacagtcagaactagaaggattcttagctctaTACACTCTCAATCATATGATCATAACGTACCATTATATCGTGTTTCtaggtgttaaaattcgataaacaatatttgttttagtggcgacattttgaaactaaGAGCGTCGATCGTCTCAACCATTAAAGAACAGCAAACACTAACACGGGAATTTAAACGTTAAGCTTTATTAATTGAGTCAGAAGCTGGTCACACAACACAGATACTACTATGCAACGATCAACGGCCTACTCAAATGTTGGCAGCAATAATTCCTGCACTaacacagacaaacacacatataATTCTACGCCAACACTTGTTGTGAACCCACCACGAAGTCTCGTTTGAGGACCGTCCTGCACACTACCTCGAACAAAACTTCATATACAAATACAATACACTAAGTAATATTGTTCAAATTACGAATATCAACAAACTGAAACTAAAGTTACTACGGAACTGATAAAGTAAACATGCGACAAAAATCATTCAATATATTTCAGGCATAAGATATGCATGTGTGACTATGTTGATTGAAAGGTTAAAAAGGATACACACTAAGAAATACAATGTGTTCAAAATTGCAgctgaaatgaatgaaaaaaattgccaagcTTGTAAtgcatataaaataattttacaccttgttttgttatttgttaTAAATATACAGTTAGACTATACCTGCCTGATACGTATAGGATATGTGAAAATCAAACTATTATGGAATATGTGTACACATGTGTATTAACGTTATTGGAACTTTTCCAAAATTTATTGACAATGATTAGCTGTGGTGTTATGGTTTAGACTATTTTGATGCAGTGTTTCAGTGAAATGAGGTAAAAAGGTTTTTCAAATCTTTCATTTCCTTTACATTTAAAACATGTAAGTCTATATCGATAATCTCCTTACTGACGATAACCTTGAACATTTAATTCTGTTTGTTCTACAAAACATTTATCAGTATAGCTTGTAAGACCAAAGTAGGTAAATTTTCGGACTTTTGTGTATGAACTCAAATTTTTAATATTAACGACCAAGTAGTTGAAGGAAACGTACAGAAAGTACAATATGACTCAGTTTGCCGTTTCTATTCAGTTCCtagtaaaatattaacatttgaTAGATATAAATTTTAGTAGGTACTAATGTACATACAAATGTTTAATCTTTGGAGCATTACGGTAGTAAAGAGGTCCTTTATGGAAAATAAAAGTCATCTTGTTTTGCTGTAGAACATTGCCGGAAATTTGCTTCTATTGCATGAAAAGTCTCTGTCTCCCAACACCATCTTCTGTGTCAGATAAAACGGTTACCACGTGAATATCACTTATAATTTATGGAAAGAAACTTTGCTTCTATAGCATAATAAGCGTAGTATGATATGTTTTATCATTCTCAGATTGACTTTGAAACGCTGAATATTTTCATGTCGATGTCTCGAGTCTCAAGTTCATACGCATAAGTTAAAAAGAGAATTAGTGTCGTATAAGTGGAATTAATTCGAGGGAAATAATCAACAATCTTTGCCGGCCAAAGCCTGTCCTGATAATTCTGGAATGTTTTTATGTATACTTCCCAAACGCCTCGCCGACTGTAACAAACAAAAACTTTAAAGTGTCTCTATTTAGCATCAGGACTGTAACTGTAAAAGTTCACATGCCCGGCCAAAATTCGTCTACTCAGGTCAGGCGGTCATTTTCTTGCCAGCTTTGATTTCAAGGAATATGTACTGTGATGTCATCATAGCCGTCCACTGCAGGCAGTTGGGCTCCGACTTCGACAACTTCATAATCATCTTGGTCCTTGAAAGAAAATCGCAACGCGAAATTAGAAACAAAGAGTATTTAAAATGGTCAGTGAATCACACGATATATCGCCTCTGCAGCAAACATCGATTATTGTCGCgggtttttgactttttcgaATATTATTTGGtatgtttttattcatttatgcCTACCTTGATTTATGACATGATCTGAGAAAGAGTTAAacattattaaatcagtaattACATTGTCTCGTTCTGCTTGAAAAATTACTAAATTGCCCTCGTCTATAAAATGCTTGCTCTCAGACTGCGAGTTAAgtgacataaaataaaaatgaaattattaaatGATCGTAATTTGTCAAACGTAAACAATAGTTGCTTTACTTACTGTAAGGTCACAATGGATTGCATCGATTTCATTTGCTAGTCTTCTAAAAGTTGGTCTGTCGTTTTGATTTAGCTGCCAACACTTCTTCATGACTTCatatctgaaatattttgattaagtattttgataatttcatgtAAGACGCTTGTCGTGTTGCGGTAACTGTTATTACATCTGACTTCATGTACAGAAAATGAACGCAACAGATGTATATTGTACAGGGTAAATCATCTGTAGAACACTCGATGAATTTAGATTGTAGTAGCTTTTATCATTATCGTTTTCTATAAGCGACGCAGGTGCCCTTTACCGATGTGTTAAGTATTATATATAGGTTAttcaatgtttgcataattgCACCCTAAATAAAGTTGTGCCACGCAGATTCCTCGTATCCGGTGGGATACAATCCTACTGCCACTCTTGGCAACATATAATCTGCAAAagtctatttgtctgtgtatCAAATTAATACGTTATGTCTGAAGAAATCTTACATGTTATCTGGGCACCCCTTTGGTTTCGTCAGACGACCGCCTCCTTCAAGATATTGTTTGATTCTGTCTTTTAAACCTGAAGAGTAGGGTCTTTCTCCTATTGCAAGTAGAAAATGGTGATGAAGTAAATATCTCGGACACGCTATACCTGTATCGCCTTCCCCTATTGTTTTATAGAGTACTGATATGATCCTGTATTTTATAATTACATTTTCACTGTCACCGGAACTTCTTACAACTAGGCGTAGGTATATtgcttgtttatatatatatatatatatatatatatatatatatatatatatatatatatatatatatatatatatatatatatatatatatatatatatatataaacaagctGAGCAGAACGTATGACACTAAGAAACATTtacgattttgtaattttggccAAAGTTTTGTTGTTTGCTCTCAGTTTTTGGCCATTACATACAGGTACAAGCACAGTGTTAccatgaacaaacaaacaaacaaacaaacaaacaaacaaaaaaacaaacgagGGCATTGGAAATTTGTAAGTATTTTGCAATCGACACCTTTCATCGCTCACGGTCCAATAcatgttttcatgtcgtctatcCTGTCTTGGTCGACAGTGCATCATGACATCACCGCCATGCCATAAGTTGTCAGGCGAGCTTTTCAATATCTAGGTAGTAAATTACATTGCGTATAGCCATAAATAAGCCACAAAAATCAATTAACTAAAACATGCGTGGCCACTCGATCGAGCGATTTCTAGAATATTGGTGCTACTTAGATTTGGACCAGATTGTTTGCGGGCCTAATAATATCTTGAAGGGCCGAGTTATGTTGTTTTAAACACGGAAAGACCTTTATTTTACACTCATCAGACtatattttacatgtaccaAGGTACTGAACATTAACGTAAACGTCCTTCAAATTGTTAAAACGTGTGTCGATAGTTTATGTGCTTCAAGattcatcacagtcaaaactgtCTGAAACCGAAAATTAAGCTGAAAAAGGAAAGTTGAAAGAATTTAAcaataaatattatcaaatgaATGCTTTCATACTGATATCTGTTTTCACACCGCATCCCTAAAATAAAACTCTTTTCACACCCACCCACCAAATACTCCATAGATACATATCCAGATGGTAGATTTTATTATAATCTATCCTTGGCTTGAAACGCAATAGGTTCCAAATGCAATGATCTATTCTCACTATTATAGTGGTACTCACAGTTCATCGTGACCAGAGTTGATTTGGACCAGAGTTAATTTACGGAAAGCAACTCTAAAATATAGGATGCACTGAACAGAAAGTAAGTTAATATTTAATCTATAGTCATGGACTAGTTCGACAATAACCTCAGTCTTAAAACACTTGAAATGATGAATTCATCGGATTGCATATAACTTACCCAGTGACATAATTTCCCACATCAAAACACCGTAAGACCAAACATCTGTTTTGGTGTTGTACTTTGCTCCCTTTGCGACCAAACATTCAGGAGCAGTCCAGAAAATGGGAATTCCGTCCTGAAAATAAAAAGGCAGAGCCAATTTATTTCGACATTAGCCCTAATGCAAAATAATGTAGTTAAACGGACAGTGAGAAATGTTTACCTTTAGGTTATATGCGTCgcgaaattgaaataaatcttTTGATTAAACTTCACCGGCTCTCACTTATCATCTTGTCAGGGTTCTTTGTTTTTCGAACGAAAATGATCATTATGACATTTCTGCGCACTTTGTACAAATGAAATACACTTGATGAAATACACttaatgtcatattttgagTACCGAACAAAAgtcttttgattatttttttatctGCAAAAATTAACGACCATGATATTTTTGCAACACATATATCATCTTCTGTACAAAAACTTTGCatgcaaaattaaaagaaaaacaattaaaacaatttttaaccGTTTTCGACTTTTATGTACACACAGAGTTCAGATGTTGAAACAAAGAAATAAGAACAATAATAATTCCATCCTGACAgacaaagtgtttttttttagaaaaaacacatAATAGTCATATTATTAATAGTTGATGTGAAGAATTTTATCATTGCATTGGCAattacatttttacatattGACCCCTATTTGATTCATAATGTTACGTAAACTATTTCAAGCTTTCAACGTAAAGTAAatcaaagtcaacaattttgaaCTTGGAGATATTCATGACATGAAGAAGAACTCAGAGATAACACTGTACGGAGAAACAAAATACCTTAGACATTTTCACATAAATCTCTCCCAAACGTGAGAAACCAAAATCAGAGATTTTGCATGTGTCTCCACTGACCAATATGTTACGAGCCGCCAAATCACGATGGATAATCTGTAATGAAATTATATATCGGACTTTGTCAGAGTACGGAAATGATAAACTATAACTTATTTATCTGTGTCTCCTGAAAGCATAGATTCTGTGGGAGAAAGAGCACAGACAACATAAACACTGCGTTCAGCGAGAGGTTAAGATatagaaaataataaatttgttaATAACAACTTACCGCTTTGGACGAAAGGTAAGACATTCCATTTGCCACATCGAGTGTAAATTTGACAAGCTTATCCTGGCTTATACCATTGTCCTTACGCTCTCTCAAATAGTTCAACAACTCTCCTTGTTTGGCAAACTCGAACACTAATAACATAGGATCTGACAGAGATCAAGAAGCAGCTATTCCCATATTGAAACTTTTTAAAACAGATCATAAGGAAAGTCGCAATGTAGTTATTCATAGTATCCACATTTGAAACTTTCTAAACCTTTTGTGAAGTGTTTTTAAAACAGTTACTAAACAAAGCAAAAATCATCGATAGGGCAACCTTAAATACCATTTGCTCAGCGTGAAATTATTAACTCCAGATGCATAATGTAAGTGCATCTTACCCTTATGGCACCCTATAAAAGAGGAAGCAGAAAAAAACCAACAATATCTTTGGTgaaaagctatgggagaaataccttcaaaagagaaaaaaagcGCTGTCGTAAGTGACACACGCCTGTTTTTGATTCATCAACATATTCTTCTATGTAAGGTTTTTTCCTACCTTCCACTGTTACAAAACCAATGAACGTGATGACATTCGGATGGTACTCGATTGAAGATGCCACCTTTAGTTCTTTGTcaaagatttctttttcttccgCCGCTTCTATTGAGTTGAACATGTAAACATTGCAAGCGATTAATCAGAATATAATGAGTGATATTCTTCAGTTTTTTTCTAAGTTTTCTACATGATCACTAGTTTTGACTAAGTCAAACAAAAGACTGGCTGTAAACATTGGAATCAGAACGCATCAATTTAAATTAGTTTAAAACAGTATACAGAATGGTGTCTGATTTTCAGCAGCATTGGTTTTGATTTGTGTCttcaaattgcatatttgaattaTTTGATCTTACATCGGTTTTATTCAAAGGCACATGAACATGAATGgactaattagggataattaGCCATGAATGGTGTAGTAATGTctatttaatctacaaatgtaacctcatctgcttttcattttaagttatgcattgtaataaagggaaagtggcttcacacatcacccATCTCGTCTTTTATGTGCTTTAATGTATTCTCTGTCTaaattgtgttttggctgttagtgtgacaATTAACAAACGGGTTGTTAATTTTTTAATAAGCCATGGCGTGACATTGGCGTAGTCGAATGTGTCTTAGACAACCGTGACCCTTTGACCCCGCGTTTCGAAACCAGctcggtctcttcctcagtcgcctatgTATATCTCTTTCTGATTTTTATATATTCTGTCGATCATGTTGATCTCTTGTTTTTCTAGCAGGGAAACTAGAATTTTATGTTTTGatcgttttgtgtatttttgtttcttGCTTTGCTGcaaatgccgtggactttggcctgtatcagtatatcgctaatgtttggatttcttttgtatgcgatgatcggttgttgtggaaataatttctttcaggcttattgtttcgtccttgtctatgtgttcccagttttcgcacattgtttttatagcttgtgttcttatatatattgattTGCTATATTTTTCGTTATGAAGAccagtgttttctttgtttctacGTTTGTTCGCTTGAGTTCTAGTTGCGTAATTCGTGCGGCGAACTGTGCTTGCGATGTGACTGGAgatttcctgttgttttagcCACGTGCGACTAATCTTGTATGAAGTGTATtgacctttgaaacaaagtcatttttttgtgttgcaagttctgatgtatcctaatgtttcgcctttgatcaggctTTTAAAGCGAAGATTTCAGATGGCCTGATGTTCTATGTAGGAATTCAAATATGTCACTTGTGTTTTTAGTTGTATGTGGAGTCCATTGAGACgtgtttgaatttgtctttttggTCAATTTGTGTAGCATTATCTATTGGAATTTCGTTCTCATAATGTTTGCGTCTTGTACGAGATGAACTCTGTGAGGACGATTGAGTGTTAGGATGAATTTCAACCCTTGCCCAGTGCATTGATTTTTGCTGTTGTTAACTTGTGTGATGATAGATTTCGATGAATCTGAGATTCGTGTTTGTATTTATGTTTATGCTATCTTCGGCATTTGTATGGTGTTTCATTGTGTTTGAGATTGTATGGTGTCTCCTCTTGTACCaaattgttttttatgagtaatttgttatattgcaacattcagctatatagtctagtcggaagttagggttcccatgcaccccatggatgtattttttaacctatatttttgtaatccttagggtctatatttaatgaattttgatgttcccaaaattgAATAGTGTCTCATTGGATTCATTTGGCGCAATCTTGGCcaccatcttggccgccatcttggatttcaacaatggggtaggggtcacgtatttaccgctcgacggaaacagaaacaataaaatactataaacgttacattttttaGAAAGCCACGATCAtagccttttcattgatatataacttaatagggataaattgatattcgaacgtcgataagactttatatcggtcatTGACCGtgaatcgtaaaatttgctaaatttcacacccaataattaagttcccgttcctccgaaacaatttttcaaaaggtatttatatattttttggaagaactcagtgcaataaacaagaaaaacaacattaaaagtatgtgtcttgagatttagtggtgcatgagcttgttttcttattacgcggtatgccatatatccgtgtgtaacataaggggtaggggtaatgtttccctttctgtttcgaatcatgaataatgaaaccataaaagtgttacattttttgaaagtgctgcatcagacctttctaaaaatatatagatttatggggaaaaattgcatatttaaaagttacaaagcttaaacctttcagtttgtgtcgattttaagtgatttttaaagaacgaaattacaacatatggggtaggggtaatgtttcctttctgcctcgagccatgaattatgaaaccatataaatgttatactgtgtAAAAGCTCTGAattaggcctttccaaacatgtatagttttcttggaaaagtcgcatatttgaaagttacaaagcttatgcctttcagtttgtgtcaattttaagtgattttttaaaacaaaattataatgtaaggggtaggggtaatgtttcccgttctgccttgaaccatgaattatgaaaccacataaatgttatactgtttgaaagctctgaaataggcctttccaaacatgtatagtttattGGGAAacgttgcatatttgaaagttacaaagcttaagcctttcagtttgtgtcaattttaagtgatttttttgaacaatatgcacaaaacagttagtccgttggccaggtatcgaaatcatcccctctaaggcattttacccactatgattttctgttagctagtattctcagctgtcataatctgcttattttccatttaactgatggtgtttaagagtgtaacgacttatTTTGTagggggctgtcacgccctcagtagtaaaataggacatatttaccgctagtcgaaacaaaaacaaaaaagtactataaacaatacattcttagaaagcccagataattcCCTTACCTTTGGTATATATAAGGTGTAGAAGCTGAAAATAATTAATATTCCTGACAACGGTAGTGATGTATCGCTTATTACGTGTACAGCACTGTAATCTTACCTTCTTCGAGTTTGAGGTATTTGACGGCAACTTCGATGGCGCCCGGTTGACCACCAAGATTTCTCAACTTTGCTTTTTCTACCGAGCCAAAATTTCCCTCTCCTAGTTTTGTAATTGTTGTTATGTCTGACCTTTTCAGTTCATGGGCTGGAGGGAAATTGAACGGCTgtatacaaaaattaaaaaaatgtaaagttaATGATATAGATCTACACGCAACTTTAAAATGCAATAATATGTCGTTCAGTAGTCAACTTTGACTGACAGGTGTTCCCGTAAAAGaaaatagttgtatttttaatgttGTATCTATGTAATTTGCATAGTTTATTCTTGAAACAGGAATAAAACTATAGTATAGTTTCTTCTAGTGTAAAACATAAATTAAATTTAACAAGGAAAGATGAAACAAGGTGTTCGATTCCACTAACCTTGGAAATTACCGGCATTTCATATTCATTGTCCCCGGATTTAGATCTAGGGCCGGCCAAATACTTCAAGTAGGGTGAATTATTATTTCTCTATAAGAAAACAATGAAACCATCAAATCAGCACATGTGTGGAGAATATTGAGAGTCAAGAGACTGCAGCGCAATCCCTCAAAAAGACTTTGCCTGGGCCATTGTCATACgactctttctgtctgtctgtctgtctgtctgtctgtctgtctgtttccaTTTTTGCATGGTGTCACGTACTTATGCTGTTCttgttttatattctgaatTGAATTCTGCGATACTTGGCTGAGCCAATATTAATGTAAAGGAATGTCACCAGGTAGATAGGTCGGTTTAAATTGCTGTATGGTCACCGTCGTTGcatttataaataaatcaaattgaCTTTACGATTTTACTCGTATCTTTGATTAACAGATTTGAAGTTCCAGGTCTTACGAAACATTAGGGCCTATCTTTCGAATTTTCTAATTCCTTATTTAAcatgctttgttttgttttgtttttatggcGGTTCACTCTAAATACTTCATCTTCAAATAAGCACAGCTGAACAGAAAGAATCTTTGATAAGTAACTGGATATCCAATGATGCAATTCCTTTTGTTGTTATCTGGAAGTAATATTCCTAAATAAACTCATTCATCTACGCAACGTGTGCAAACAGACTCTGCTGAGCAGATGATAAGACAGGGATTTATCATCAATTAATGAAAAAATTGCTTTTGCCTAAAACAGCACACTATTTGTTGTCAATCGTAAtggttttgttttaatttggatTCAACAGCACcgtgtaaatttattttctgtCTATGTGGCACATGATGGCAGTCAAAGCCAGGCATAAGCACTAAGCATTTTAAAGCAAAGACCATTGTCGTTGCATCAATTACCCTTCGTTATGGTACAATTTCATCTAAAGTGATGCTTTCATCATCCTTTTTTGCTCATGAGTTGAGATAAAGGTAAATTGGTGagacatattttaaaaaaatctccaaaatgtaaaattacaaaCCTATTTATGAGAATCAGAAAGATTATGAAGATTATCGCCAACACAAGTAAAACAAGCAAAGTCACCAGAAGACCAATAGACGTCGTTGTCGAAGTTTCAATAGGCTCAACGCTGTTCCATCGCTCTGGGCTTCCGAGACTTGTGGTGATTATAGACCACTTGGACTTTAATTCGTCTGTCAATGGGCTGGAATATACattgaaaacaacagaaaaaacGTTGAATACAATTTGTTTGGAGGAATGCTCTTGTAGATCAATCTTACGCTTCTTCCATTGTTTAATACAAATTTGTTTTAATGAGTTGTCTGATATTGGTTTGGATAAGTTAACATAATAAATAGAACATTTATATTAACTAATAAACCTCCCCTGAGGCAGCCGCACATTCTAGTTACATGGATATTTAAACTACACTAAACTTCTGTAACTTTTGGTAACGTGACGAGTGTGGCTTTAGTAGGTCCACAGTCATTCACCACACAGATTACAGAAAATTGGTCTCAAATCAACTAAGCTTCTCAACGACTGGGCATAAAATAAATACTGGGAGATGATAAAAACCAGGCTGTTCGGAATCGTGGATCCCAAGTCCCCAGAGCCTATTTCTAGCGATGCCAAGACAGTTTCAGTTCTCCAGTGTAAAGAATGGTCGTCCCTTCTTCACCAGATTCAGAGGCAAGAGAGCGAGGTACACGTGTGTTGCGCAGAAAGAGGTGCGCAAGACACCAACGCGGGATTAACCATCATAATGCAGGAAAGTTTTATTCTTGTACGATGCATGATTAACATAAAATTAAGTGAATAGTCATTTGATCATTGCGACACGTTCATTTCTTGAGGTTtacatttttcaacaaaagtaTACTTGTTCACTTTGAAATAGGATGAATgttgttaaaataaaaattgacacCAAGGGGTCGAGCAATACGATTAAGCAATAGACATTACACATCGGTCTTAAGACCACATTAATGTGATaataaaaaagttcaaatcaattATTTTATCTTCGATGAGAATGTAAAAATAAGTTGAGCGTTGGGAAAATCTTGTTTTCACATGTTTGAGTGACCCGTTGCTATTAACATCGCTTTCTCTCACAAAAATAACTCACTTGTTCATGATGTGATCTCCCGGTACAACGTCGTGTGTTTGTGGATAGGTGCAACTGAACCAAATATCAGTCCTGCAGTGAATGATAAGACTTCAGTTTTAGAGAATGCAGTAACAAAAACACCACAGCCATTAACAATAACAGAAAAGAATAACAAAACTTTAAAACTGCAAGCTGCAGTGTCGCATCTCGTTGATACTTATTCATTACTGCCAATAAATTGGTCAAAGTTCTTTGAAGAATCAGAAAAGGACACGTGAGGTACTGTTCAATAATAAGGAGTAGAATTAGCCaaatttttttgaagttttgctATTTACAAAGTGTCATATTAGGGCGAACGGTGCAAACTTCTAAACAGTCGACTTATGATAGTTCGTGCACATTTTAAAAGTGATGTGTTCGTTTATGAAACGAAAATTTGTGAACGTCATTTTAAgagttatttcaaaatttattattGTTACAAAACTACGTAAACAATTGGAATATTTATGCAGTTTCCAGAAACTCTGGATTATTATACAGAAGAAGCCTCTTCAAGAAGCCGTTGAGAAATTTACGGCTTAAAGGGATAGTCCACCCAAAATTTCATCAGCTGTATACAATAACACATATAAAAGGGTAATATACTTACAAGTCAACATTGATGACTTGGTCCTCTGTTAGAGATGGGCTGATTTTTAAGATGGCGACCTCCAGTCTTAGATGGTCTTGCAAATCACTATCAATCAAGAATAAATGAATCGTTTTTCATGCTTGCATATTATCTTTGATGCTCTGTAAAGTACAAGTGATGTCTTATAATTCAAAACCAACCACCGTTCAGACATTTCCTAGGAAACACAAGAACAATTAACTAAACATACCTTATTAATTCCTGTGACTTCATTTTGATGTACATCTCAGGTGAA is a genomic window containing:
- the LOC139117970 gene encoding tyrosine-protein kinase Fer-like isoform X2, translated to MPVISKPFNFPPAHELKRSDITTITKLGEGNFGSVEKAKLRNLGGQPGAIEVAVKYLKLEEEAAEEKEIFDKELKVASSIEYHPNVITFIGFVTVEDPMLLVFEFAKQGELLNYLRERKDNGISQDKLVKFTLDVANGMSYLSSKAIIHRDLAARNILVSGDTCKISDFGFSRLGEIYVKMSKDGIPIFWTAPECLVAKGAKYNTKTDVWSYGVLMWEIMSLGERPYSSGLKDRIKQYLEGGGRLTKPKGCPDNIYEVMKKCWQLNQNDRPTFRRLANEIDAIHCDLTDQDDYEVVEVGAQLPAVDGYDDITVHIP